The genome window GATGTTTATAGGACTAAATGAGCAACTAAATGATAATAGCAATGTAGATGTAAATTTAACATTTAGCGATGGCAAAACATATGAACTAACTAAAATACCAGTTAAAAAAGTCATTCCAGCTAAGATGCATTAATCTAGGAGTTAGCGGTGTTTAATAATAAAAATATTCTTATAACTGGCGGTACTGGTAGCTTTGGTAAAAAATATACTCAAATTCTACTAAAAAACTACAAACCAAATAAAATAATAATCTATTCAAGAGATGAATTAAAACAGTATGAAATGGCTAGCGAATTCTCTCACTCATCTATGCGTTACTTTATAGGCGATGTGCGAGATGAGAGTAGATTAAACACTGCTATGAACGGAGTTGATTTTGTAATTCATGCAGCTGCAATGAAGCATGTGCCAATTGCTGAATACAATCCAATGGAGTGTATCAAAACCAATATCCACGGCGCACAAAATGTAATTAATGCTAGTTTAAAAAATAGGGTTGAAAAGGTAATTGCCCTAAGCACCGATAAAGCTTGCAATCCTGTAAATTTATATGGTGCTACAAAACTAGCAAGCGATAAGCTATTTATAGCTGCAAATAATATCGCAGGTCAAAGCCCAACTAGATTTAGCGTAGTTAGATATGGCAATGTAGTTGGTTCTAGAGGCTCAGTAGTGCCACTATTTAAAAAATTAATAGAAAACGGCGCAAAAGAATTACCAATTACTGATGAGAGAATGACTAGATTTTGGATTACACTTGAAGATGGGGTTAAATTTGTTCTTAAAAATTTTGAAAGAATGCACGGCGGAGAGCTATTCATTCCAAAAATTCCATCAATGAAAATTACCGATTTAGCTGCTACTTTAGCTCCTAATCTTCCTATAAAACTTATTGGAATTCGTCCAGGCGAGAAGCTACATGAGATAATGATAAGTGCTGATGATACACTTCATAGTTTAGAATTTGATGATCATTATGTTATTACGCCATCTATTAGGTTTTATGATAAAGAGACTGATTTTGCTATAAACAAACTTGGTCAAAAGGGTAGCTCTATAAAAAGTGGTTTTGAATATCGCTCTGATAATAACACCCAATGGCTAAACCAACAATCCTTAAAAGAGATGATAGAGAGGATCTAATCATCCTCTTTTAAAAAACTCCACAACAAAAAACACCACAGTAGCTACTGCGATAATTGCTGCTCCACTAGTAAGATCAAAATAGTAGCTAAGCATCAATCCAAATGATATAAAAACTGCTGATAAAATCGCTGATAAAATCATCATAGTGGCTAAATTTGGACTAAATTTCTCAGCAATATATGGCGGAATGCTAAGCAACGCAATAACTAAAATAAGCCCTACAACTCTAATAGTGCTAACCACACAAAGAGCAATAAGAGCGCTCATTAAATAGTATAAAAAGCTAACATTAACTCCACGAAGTTTTGCAAATTCACTATCAAAACAAAAAGCACAAATTTGAGTATAAAATAGCAGTGCAAAAATCACAAATACAATATCTAAAATTCCCATAAATACAAGATCTTCATTGCTTACAGCCAAAATTGAGCCAAATAGATAACTCATTAAATCTGCATTATATCCAGGGCTAAGATCTACAAAAATAATACCAATAGCCATACCAAATGCCCAAATAGCACCAATCACGCTATCGATTCTATCTCTATTTTGATCACTAATAAATGCGATAAGTAGCCCAATAGCCACAGCAAATCCAGCTGCACCAAATAGTGGAGAAGCGCCTAAAAAAAATGCAATACCAATTCCACCATAGGCACCATGAGCTACGCCTCCGGCTATAAAAGTCATTTTGTTTATCACAATTAATGAACCAATCACTCCACACGCAATACTAACTAAAATTCCAGCTATTAAGGCATTTTGCATAAAACTAAAGCTTAAAATCTCCACTACTTCTCCTTATGCGAAGCACAGCCACAGCTATTAAGCGCAAGCTCAACATCGCAAAAATGTGTATGATTTTTACTAAGATGGTTTATAAACTCTCTATTGTCTAAATTTGAAATATCGTGAAATACCACGCTTCCACCATTTACATAGGCGACTTTAGTAGCAAAATTCATAGCCATATTAATATCATGACTAATAGCTATTACGCCTACATTTGCTTGATTTATCTCTTTTAGTGCTGAGTAAATTTGGGCTTGTCCTTGAGTATCTATACTTGCTGTTGGCTCATCTAGCATTAAAATCCTAGCTCCGCTTACTAAGGCTCTTGCTATATAGACTCTTTGTCTTTGTCCGCCACTTAATGCGCCAATTCCTCTAGAGCTAAACTCCTTCATTCCTACCATTTCAAGAGCTTGCATAGCCATATTTTTATCTGCTTTTGAGTAAAATTTAAACAATCCGCCACGCAATCTTCCCATTAATACAACCTCTAAAACACTCATTGGAAAGGTTTTATTAACCGGAATATGTTGTGGTACATAGCCAATTAGCTCTTTGGCTAGCTTTGGAGATTTAGAATCTATACTTATCTTGCCTGATTTTGGTTCAATAATCCCAAGCATAAGACGCAAAAGTGTGCTTTTGCCACCACCATTTGGGCCAATAATAGCTAAAAAATCATTGCTGTGATAACTAAAATTTAAATTCTCAAAAATATTACTATTATCATAGCCAAAGCTTAAATTTTCAATCTCTATTTTCATAGCGAATTTTTAAATATTTGAGCAATTTTATACATATTATTTAGCCAATCTTTTGAGAGATGGTCTATCTCTATCAACTTAGCACCGGTTTGTTCTGCGATTAACTGGGCTGATTTTTGACTAAATCCTGGTGAGACAAATATCACTTTAATATCTTCTTGATTAGCCTTTTTAATCAACCTTGCCAAAGCTGCAGGTTTAGGCTCTTTGCCGCCTGATTCTATAGCGATTTGAGTTAGATGATATCTCTTAGCAAAATAACCCCACGAAGGATGAAAAACCATAAATTTTCTATTTTTTATATCTTTTAGACTATCTTTTATATATGCGTCTAATTTATCGATATCTTGAAGAAATTTATCTAAATTTTGGCTATATATTTTAGCGTTTTGTGGATATTTTTGGCTTAGAGCTTGGGCTATGATCTTAGCCTGGTCTTTTACCATTATAGGATCAAGCCAGATATGAGTATCAAACTCGTCATGGCTATGGTCATGATGATCATGATGATGGTCATGATTGTGATGGCTAATTTTATTATATTTTATATTTTCACCTTGAGTTTTTATGATTTTTAAATTTGGATATGCTTTGCTAAATTTATCTAGCCAAACATCTTCATACTCTATTCCAACAGCAAAAAATATATTGCTAAGTTCTAGCTTTTTCATATCACTTACTTTTGGTTCAAATGAGTGCGGATCAGCATTTGCCCTTACAATACTATTGACTTCAATATCATTTCCACCAATACGCTCTACAAAAAATGCTGTTGGCAAAATACTAGTAGTAACTACTGGTTTAGCCAAAATCACTCCAGTTAAAATCATCAAAATCAAACCTAATCTAATCATATTTCCCCCATAAAATAAAGTGTAAAATTATATCTGATTTGACTTAAATTTATTTAAAGAAAAACTTGATAAAATTTAAGAAATAATCCCAAGGTAGTTGTATGCAAGAGATTTGGAATAAAAAGTCCAAAACATATCCTAAATTTAGCCCTATTATGCGTCCATTTGAGGCTAATTTTTTTGCTTTTTTAACTCAATGCGGTGTAGATTTTACAAATAAAAGCGTTATAGATATTGGTGCTGGCACTGGTGTTTATAGCTTGCATTTAGCTAAAATGAGTAAAGATATTCTAGCTTTAGACCTTAGCGATGCGATGCTAGAGATATTAAATTTAAGTGCTAAAGAGCATAGCATAAATAATATCCAAACACTTCATGGCACAATAAAAAGTGTTGAAAATCAAAAATTTGATATAGCATTTTTAACTATGTCGCCAGCACTTAAAAGCGATGAAGATTTTGAAATATTTTATAATCTTGCTAACGAGCATATATATATGAATTGGCTAAAGCCTAGAAAATCTGATCTATTGGAGCTTTTTATGGATTCATCTAGTAGAGCTGATATGGCAACGCCTGTAGCTAGACTTGAAAAATTTTTAAACTCTAAAGGTGTTAATATTAAATCAAAAATATTAAATGAAAATAGAAGCTCTACAAGAAGCGTAGATGATATGGTAGAAAATTTAGCCTGGCATCTAGAAATAAGTGGTCAAAACTACACAAAAGATCAGATAAAAGATCGGATAAAAAACCTAGCAAATGGTGATTTAATCACTGAAAATATCACCACTTGCGTGAAAGTTATGATATTTTGACAATAAATATTTTAAAATTTATAATGCTATTTTTTACACTTGCGTGTCTTTATTTTATTATAGCAACTGGGCAGATACTACTAAAAACTGATAAAAGACTATACGATTTTGCCGAACTAAAAAGATTAAATGAAGAGCTATATCTACAAATAGATCTTCAAAATATCCATACAACCAT of Campylobacter vicugnae contains these proteins:
- the pseB gene encoding UDP-N-acetylglucosamine 4,6-dehydratase (inverting), yielding MFNNKNILITGGTGSFGKKYTQILLKNYKPNKIIIYSRDELKQYEMASEFSHSSMRYFIGDVRDESRLNTAMNGVDFVIHAAAMKHVPIAEYNPMECIKTNIHGAQNVINASLKNRVEKVIALSTDKACNPVNLYGATKLASDKLFIAANNIAGQSPTRFSVVRYGNVVGSRGSVVPLFKKLIENGAKELPITDERMTRFWITLEDGVKFVLKNFERMHGGELFIPKIPSMKITDLAATLAPNLPIKLIGIRPGEKLHEIMISADDTLHSLEFDDHYVITPSIRFYDKETDFAINKLGQKGSSIKSGFEYRSDNNTQWLNQQSLKEMIERI
- a CDS encoding metal ABC transporter permease; translated protein: MQNALIAGILVSIACGVIGSLIVINKMTFIAGGVAHGAYGGIGIAFFLGASPLFGAAGFAVAIGLLIAFISDQNRDRIDSVIGAIWAFGMAIGIIFVDLSPGYNADLMSYLFGSILAVSNEDLVFMGILDIVFVIFALLFYTQICAFCFDSEFAKLRGVNVSFLYYLMSALIALCVVSTIRVVGLILVIALLSIPPYIAEKFSPNLATMMILSAILSAVFISFGLMLSYYFDLTSGAAIIAVATVVFFVVEFFKRG
- a CDS encoding metal ABC transporter ATP-binding protein — its product is MKIEIENLSFGYDNSNIFENLNFSYHSNDFLAIIGPNGGGKSTLLRLMLGIIEPKSGKISIDSKSPKLAKELIGYVPQHIPVNKTFPMSVLEVVLMGRLRGGLFKFYSKADKNMAMQALEMVGMKEFSSRGIGALSGGQRQRVYIARALVSGARILMLDEPTASIDTQGQAQIYSALKEINQANVGVIAISHDINMAMNFATKVAYVNGGSVVFHDISNLDNREFINHLSKNHTHFCDVELALNSCGCASHKEK
- a CDS encoding metal ABC transporter solute-binding protein, Zn/Mn family is translated as MIRLGLILMILTGVILAKPVVTTSILPTAFFVERIGGNDIEVNSIVRANADPHSFEPKVSDMKKLELSNIFFAVGIEYEDVWLDKFSKAYPNLKIIKTQGENIKYNKISHHNHDHHHDHHDHSHDEFDTHIWLDPIMVKDQAKIIAQALSQKYPQNAKIYSQNLDKFLQDIDKLDAYIKDSLKDIKNRKFMVFHPSWGYFAKRYHLTQIAIESGGKEPKPAALARLIKKANQEDIKVIFVSPGFSQKSAQLIAEQTGAKLIEIDHLSKDWLNNMYKIAQIFKNSL
- a CDS encoding class I SAM-dependent methyltransferase, whose product is MQEIWNKKSKTYPKFSPIMRPFEANFFAFLTQCGVDFTNKSVIDIGAGTGVYSLHLAKMSKDILALDLSDAMLEILNLSAKEHSINNIQTLHGTIKSVENQKFDIAFLTMSPALKSDEDFEIFYNLANEHIYMNWLKPRKSDLLELFMDSSSRADMATPVARLEKFLNSKGVNIKSKILNENRSSTRSVDDMVENLAWHLEISGQNYTKDQIKDRIKNLANGDLITENITTCVKVMIF